AATAGAGTTCTGCAATCGGTGGCAAGATAAAAAAAATCTACTTCCATACAATATTGACGGGATGGTTATTAAAGTCAATTCACTTGATTTACAAAGAATGCTCGGAACAACTTCTAAATTTCCAAGATGGGCTGTTGCTTACAAATTTCCTGCTGAACAAGTTACAACCACTTTAAATGAGATTATAGTTCAGGTTGGTCGAACTGGCACTCTTACCCCTGTTGCGATATTGTCTCCTGTTACAGTTGGAGGGTCAACCGTAGCAAGAGCAAGTCTACACAACTTTGATGAAATCGAACGACTTTCCCTTAAAATTGGAGACACAGTTTTGATTGAAAAAGGTGGCGAGATAATCCCCAAAATTGTAAAAAATATTCCAGAACTAAGAACAGGGCAAGAAACAACAATAGTTGTGCCTACAGTCTGCCCTGTATGTGAAACTCCTGTAATAAATGAAACAAAAGAGGTAGCTATTAGATGCCCCAACATAAGATGCCCTGCTCAGATTAAGGAGAGAATAATATATTTTGCATCCAGAAAATGTATGGATATAGAAGGACTTGGAGAACAATGGGTTAATATACTGGTAGATAAAGGTTTTTTATCTGACTATGGTGACATATATTTTCTCAAAAAAGAAGATTTGTTACAGATTGATGGTATGGCTGAAAAATCGGTAAATAACCTTTTAGAAGGTATAGAAAAGAGTAAAAAAAGACCGTTATCTCGTCTTATTTTAGCTTTAGGGATAAGACACATTGGTGAACGTGCAAGTATAATACTTTCAGAAAAATTCCATTCATTAGAAGTGCTAGCAAAAACTGATTTTGAGACATTATCTTCAATATTTGAAATAGGTCAGGTGACAGCTGAAAGTGTCTTAAACTTTTTTAGTCTAAATGAAAATATAATGGTTCTAAAAAAACTGCAAAAAGCAGGTGTAAACACTACCATAGAAGATGAAGAGATATCTTTGGACAAGGTTTTAGACGGTTTAACTTTTGTGGTTACAGGCACCCTAAAGAACTATACAAGAACAGGAATAAACGAATTTATAAGAAAAAATGGTGGTAATGTTTCAAGTTCTTTATCTGGTAAAACAGATTATCTTATCGTAGGAACAGATCCAGGTTCTAAATTACAGAAAGCTGAAAAACTTAATATAAATATTCTTGATGAAACAACTTTTGAAGAGACGGTGGTAAAAAACGGTTTTAAAAAAGAAAAATGAAACAGAAAGAAGATTTAAAACATTTAATAGAGATATTTTTTCAACACCTACAGGTTGAAAGGAATCTTTCAAAAAACACCCTCAAATCTTATACTTCTGATATTAATAAATTTACAAATTTCTTAAAAACAGAAAATTTGTCTTTCAGAAAAGCAGATAACGAAGTTATTACACTATTTATCGTTTTTTTAAAAAAGAAGAACCTTTCTTCTTCAACTATCATAAGAACACTTTCTACAATAAGAAATTTTTATAAATTTTTGATAGGTCATAGGTTTTTAAAAAAACCTTATTTTTTAATAGAGTCACCAAAAATAGAAAGACAACTTCCAGATATTCTAAGCCAAGAAGAGATAACAACAACAATAAATATAGCTTATTTAAAAAAATTTGCAAAACGAGATATAGCAATTTTAGAACTTCTTTATGGTGCTGGATTAAGGGTTTCAGAGATAGTAGAAATAAAACTTGAGGATATCTCTTTTGACAACAATACAGTAAAAATAAGAGGGAAAGGTGACAGAGAGAGGATAGCATTCTTAAATCCCAATTCTACCAAAGCAATAAAAGAGTACCTAACAGAAAGAGCTCAAAAGAAAAACGCAGGAGTTTCCTCTTATCTATTTATAAACAATAGAGGAAAAAAGATTTCAAGGCAAACAATCTGGAAGATAATTAAAACATTAAACATTACAGATAAAAACGTTTCCCCTCACACATATAGACACTCTTTTGCTACACATCTTCTTGAAGCAGGCCTTGATATTAGAATAGTACAGGAACTTCTTGGGCATAAATCCTTAGCAACCACAGAAATATATACACAT
This region of bacterium genomic DNA includes:
- a CDS encoding tyrosine recombinase encodes the protein MKQKEDLKHLIEIFFQHLQVERNLSKNTLKSYTSDINKFTNFLKTENLSFRKADNEVITLFIVFLKKKNLSSSTIIRTLSTIRNFYKFLIGHRFLKKPYFLIESPKIERQLPDILSQEEITTTINIAYLKKFAKRDIAILELLYGAGLRVSEIVEIKLEDISFDNNTVKIRGKGDRERIAFLNPNSTKAIKEYLTERAQKKNAGVSSYLFINNRGKKISRQTIWKIIKTLNITDKNVSPHTYRHSFATHLLEAGLDIRIVQELLGHKSLATTEIYTHISKKHIKSIYKKFHPRS
- the ligA gene encoding NAD-dependent DNA ligase LigA, whose amino-acid sequence is MKRKIKEQLDELVKLISYHNYMYYVENNPVISDTEYDLLYKQLVNLELEHPELQNEDSPTLKVGGTVQKGFETVEHQIPMLSIENTYSREDLTSFDNRLKKSINTSSDIQYVVELKYDGVAISLIYENGKLTKGVSRGDGQRGDDITENIRTIKTLPLVIDYQKPIELRGEIYMRKDDFSRLNKEKKKEGVPLFANPRNATSGSLKMLDTKIVAERNLQLFVYQSFTEQKHSTHWETLKFIKEIGFPVNPNNWLSENISDVIEFCNRWQDKKNLLPYNIDGMVIKVNSLDLQRMLGTTSKFPRWAVAYKFPAEQVTTTLNEIIVQVGRTGTLTPVAILSPVTVGGSTVARASLHNFDEIERLSLKIGDTVLIEKGGEIIPKIVKNIPELRTGQETTIVVPTVCPVCETPVINETKEVAIRCPNIRCPAQIKERIIYFASRKCMDIEGLGEQWVNILVDKGFLSDYGDIYFLKKEDLLQIDGMAEKSVNNLLEGIEKSKKRPLSRLILALGIRHIGERASIILSEKFHSLEVLAKTDFETLSSIFEIGQVTAESVLNFFSLNENIMVLKKLQKAGVNTTIEDEEISLDKVLDGLTFVVTGTLKNYTRTGINEFIRKNGGNVSSSLSGKTDYLIVGTDPGSKLQKAEKLNINILDETTFEETVVKNGFKKEK